In one Solanum lycopersicum chromosome 11, SLM_r2.1 genomic region, the following are encoded:
- the PYRB gene encoding aspartate carbamoyltransferase (The RefSeq protein has 1 substitution compared to this genomic sequence) yields MTISATLSSHGKILMSPLRKSEWANQPVLCKSVELFKNGRNEYRMSTNSNKFQCRALEIENKSSTKFHLDDVIESQQFDRETLSAIFEVAQEMEKIEKNSIGGRSEILKGYLMATLFYEPSTRTRLSFESSMKRLGGEVLTTENAREFSSAAKGETLEDTIRTVEGYSDIIVMRHFESGAARRAALTASIPIINAGDGPGQHPTQALLDVYTIGREIGKLDGINIALVGDLAYGRTVRSLAHLLALYKDVKIYFVSPDVVKMKDDIKDYLTSMGVRWEESADLIEVASKCDVVYQTRIQRERFGERVDLYEEARGKYIVDMSVVNAMQKHAVVMHPLPRLDEITVDVDGDPRAAYFRQAKNGLYIRMALLKLLLLGW; encoded by the coding sequence ATGACTATTTCTGCAACACTTTCTTCCCATGGAAAAATACTCATGTCACCACTTAGAAAGAGTGAATGGGCAAATCAACCTGTGCTCTGTAAATCTGTTGAATTGTTCAAAAATGGACGAAATGAATACCGTATGTCAACAAATAGCAACAAATTCCAATGCCGTGCATTGGAGATCGAAAATAAATCTTCAACTAAGTTTCACCTTGATGATGTAATTGAATCCCAACAATTTGATAGAGAAACTCTTAGTGCGATATTTGAAGTAGCACAGGAGATGGAGAAAATCGAGAAGAACTCGATTGGTGGAAGAAGTGAGATTCTTAAGGGTTATCTTATGGCTACTCTGTTTTATGAACCTTCAACTAGAACTAGGCTTTCATTTGAATCTTCTATGAAGCGTTTAGGAGGAGAAGTACTAACAACTGAAAATGCTCGTGAATTTTCGTCTGCGGCGAAAGGTGAAACACTAGAAGATACAATTAGAACTGTTGAAGGTTACTCTGATATCATTGTTATGAGGCATTTCGAAAGTGGTGCTGCTCGACGAGCTGCATTGACTGCATCTATTCCGATTATAAATGCAGGAGATGGTCCGGGACAACACCCGACTCAGGCTCTTCTAGATGTGTATACGATTGAACGAGAAATAGGGAAACTCGATGGTATAAACATTGCTCTTGTTGGTGATTTAGCATACGGGAGGACAGTTCGTTCACTTGCTCATTTGCTTGCGCTGTATAAAGATGTGAAGATTTACTTTGTATCCCCTGATGTTGTTAAAATGAAGGATGACATAAAGGATTACTTGACATCAATGGGGGTTCGATGGGAGGAAAGTGCTGATTTGATCGAGGTGGCTTCTAAATGTGACGTGGTGTATCAAACTCGGATTCAACGAGAGAGATTTGGAGAGAGGGTTGATTTGTATGAAGAAGCTCGAGGTAAGTATATCGTTGATATGAGTGTCGTAAATGCTATGCAGAAACATGCTGTAGTGATGCATCCTTTGCCAAGACTTGATGAGATAACGGTTGATGTCGATGGTGATCCGAGGGCTGCTTATTTCAGACAAGCTAAGAATGGTCTCTACATTCGGATGGCGCTTTTGAAGCTTCTACTCCTTGGTTGGTGA